The following coding sequences lie in one Pectobacterium sp. A5351 genomic window:
- the tldD gene encoding metalloprotease TldD codes for MSLSFVSEQLLTANKLNLDDLAAVLGSLNERRLDYADLYFQSSYHESWVLEDRIIKDGSYNIDQGVGIRAIDGEKTGFAYADQITLNALHQSAQAARSIVREQGTGTAHTLGAVSHNALYPTLNPLDSLTREDKIALLQRADTVARAADARVQEVSASLTGVYELVLVAATDGTLAADVRPLVRLSISVLVESEGKRERGSSGGGLRGGYDYFWEVTDGEARVDAWAKEAVRMALVNLSAVAAPAGPMPVVLGAGWPGVLLHEAVGHGLEGDFNRRGTSVFSGQMGKLVASELCTVVDDGTLSGRRGSLSMDDEGVPGQYNVLIENGILKGYMQDKLNARLMGVAPTGNGRRESYAHLPMPRMTNTYMLAGKSTPEEIISSVEYGLYAPNFGGGQVDITSGKFVFSTSEAYLIEKGRITTPVKGATLIGSGIEAMQQISMVGNDLALDKGVGVCGKEGQSLPVGVGQPTLKLESLTVGGTA; via the coding sequence ATGAGCCTTTCGTTTGTCAGTGAGCAGTTACTCACCGCTAACAAATTGAATCTTGACGATCTCGCTGCTGTGCTGGGGTCGCTTAATGAGCGTCGTCTGGACTATGCCGATCTCTATTTCCAGTCCAGCTACCATGAATCCTGGGTACTGGAAGACCGTATCATTAAAGACGGTTCTTACAATATCGATCAGGGCGTGGGTATCCGCGCGATTGACGGAGAAAAGACCGGGTTTGCTTATGCCGATCAGATCACGCTGAACGCATTGCACCAGAGTGCGCAGGCTGCACGCAGCATTGTGCGGGAACAGGGAACGGGGACTGCGCACACGTTGGGAGCGGTATCGCATAATGCGCTTTATCCAACGTTGAATCCGTTGGATAGCCTGACGCGTGAGGACAAGATTGCGCTGTTGCAGCGCGCCGATACGGTCGCACGTGCCGCAGATGCGCGGGTGCAGGAAGTGTCAGCCAGCCTGACCGGCGTGTACGAACTGGTGCTGGTGGCCGCGACAGACGGCACGCTGGCGGCGGATGTGCGTCCGCTGGTTCGCTTGTCGATCAGCGTGTTGGTTGAATCTGAGGGTAAACGCGAGCGTGGTTCTAGCGGCGGCGGCCTGCGTGGTGGTTACGATTATTTCTGGGAAGTGACTGACGGCGAAGCACGTGTCGACGCCTGGGCAAAAGAAGCCGTGCGTATGGCGCTGGTAAATCTGTCAGCGGTGGCCGCACCCGCAGGGCCGATGCCTGTGGTGCTGGGCGCAGGCTGGCCGGGGGTGCTGCTGCATGAAGCGGTAGGCCACGGTTTGGAAGGCGACTTTAACCGTCGCGGAACGTCAGTGTTCAGTGGACAGATGGGGAAACTCGTCGCATCAGAGCTGTGTACGGTGGTCGATGATGGCACCTTGAGTGGACGCCGTGGCTCCCTCTCAATGGACGATGAGGGCGTGCCAGGGCAGTACAACGTCCTGATTGAAAACGGCATTCTGAAAGGCTACATGCAGGACAAGCTGAACGCTCGTCTGATGGGCGTTGCACCGACGGGCAACGGCCGCCGTGAGTCTTATGCGCACCTGCCGATGCCTCGTATGACGAACACCTACATGCTGGCTGGGAAATCCACGCCGGAAGAGATTATCTCCAGCGTCGAATATGGCCTGTATGCGCCAAACTTTGGCGGCGGTCAGGTCGATATCACCTCTGGCAAGTTCGTCTTCTCGACGTCCGAAGCATACCTGATCGAAAAAGGCCGCATCACCACGCCAGTTAAAGGTGCCACGCTGATTGGCTCCGGTATTGAAGCGATGCAGCAGATCTCGATGGTCGGCAACGATCTGGCGCTGGATAAAGGCGTTGGGGTGTGCGGTAAAGAAGGGCAAAGCCTGCCCGTCGGCGTTGGCCAGCCTACGCTGAAGCTGGAAAGCCTGACCGTTGGCGGCACCGCGTGA
- the aaeR gene encoding HTH-type transcriptional activator AaeR, with protein sequence MERLKSMSVFARVVEFGSFTAAARQLQMSVSAVSQTVTKLEDELQIKLLNRSTRSIGLTEAGKIYYHGCRRMLHEAHEVHEQLYAFNNTPIGTLRIGSSSTMAQNVLSTMTAAMLKEYPGLSVNLVTGIPAPDLIADGLDIVIRVGALQDSSLFSKRLGSMPMVVCAAKSYLAQHGTPDKPADMVNFSWLEYSVRPDSEFELIAPEGISTRVTPQGRFVTNDPQTLVRWLKAGAGIAYVPLMWIVDEIHRGEIEILFNRYHSDPRPVYALYTRKDNLPLKVQVCINYMTEYFKNVALTYQGYRQNHSEEKK encoded by the coding sequence ATGGAAAGACTAAAGAGTATGTCGGTGTTTGCCCGCGTGGTGGAATTTGGGTCTTTTACCGCCGCCGCCCGCCAGTTGCAGATGAGCGTATCCGCCGTCAGCCAGACCGTCACCAAGCTTGAAGATGAACTACAGATTAAGCTGCTGAACCGCAGTACGCGCAGCATTGGGCTGACGGAAGCGGGGAAAATTTACTACCACGGCTGTCGCCGCATGCTGCATGAGGCTCATGAGGTCCATGAGCAGCTTTACGCCTTCAACAATACGCCCATCGGCACACTGCGCATCGGCAGTTCTTCCACGATGGCACAGAATGTATTGTCCACCATGACTGCCGCGATGCTGAAGGAATACCCCGGCTTGTCCGTCAATCTGGTCACAGGAATTCCCGCTCCCGACCTGATTGCCGATGGGCTGGATATCGTAATCCGCGTCGGCGCATTACAGGATTCCAGCCTGTTCTCGAAACGCTTAGGCTCGATGCCCATGGTGGTCTGTGCCGCCAAAAGCTATCTGGCACAGCACGGCACGCCGGATAAACCAGCCGATATGGTGAATTTTTCCTGGCTGGAATACAGCGTGCGTCCCGACAGCGAATTCGAGTTGATCGCCCCAGAGGGCATTTCAACCCGCGTCACGCCACAAGGACGCTTTGTCACTAACGATCCACAAACGCTGGTGCGCTGGCTCAAGGCTGGCGCGGGTATCGCGTACGTGCCGCTCATGTGGATCGTGGATGAAATCCATCGTGGCGAAATTGAGATCCTGTTTAACCGCTACCACTCCGATCCGCGCCCGGTCTATGCGCTCTACACCCGCAAAGACAATCTGCCGCTAAAAGTACAGGTCTGCATTAACTACATGACGGAATACTTCAAAAACGTAGCCCTGACGTATCAGGGCTATCGGCAGAACCATAGCGAGGAAAAAAAGTAG
- the aaeX gene encoding p-hydroxybenzoic acid efflux pump operon protein AaeX, producing the protein MSSLPVMVLFGLSFPPVFFVLLVSLTLFFVVNRLLQPTGIYDFVWHPALFNSALFCCLFYLLFRYGL; encoded by the coding sequence ATGAGTTCACTCCCGGTTATGGTGCTATTCGGGTTGTCATTTCCCCCCGTATTTTTTGTCTTGCTGGTGTCATTGACCCTGTTTTTTGTCGTGAACCGCCTGCTGCAACCGACGGGTATCTATGACTTTGTCTGGCATCCGGCGCTGTTTAACAGCGCGCTGTTCTGCTGTTTGTTCTATTTACTCTTCCGTTACGGTCTGTGA
- the aaeA gene encoding p-hydroxybenzoic acid efflux pump subunit AaeA, with protein sequence MKAFFLTLLRQQAVLIKKLSRVVITLVIVLCAIVAIFRVWAFYTESPWTRDAKFTADVVAIAPDVSGLLSDVRVTDNQRVNQGDVLFVIDQPRYHQAVAQAEADVAYYQALVTEKRRESGRRARLGVSAMSQENIDQSSNALETATHQLAKAQAVLSLAQLELERTVVRAPADGWVTNLHVQSGEFIERGNTAVALVKKDSFYLLAYMEETKLEGVRRGYRAEITPLGSEKIFYGTVDSVAAGVNNSSSSANNKGLANVDSNLEWVRLAQRVPVKIRLDRQMGDLYPAGTTATVVITGEQVNNDKKPSPLIRLLYRLREFG encoded by the coding sequence GTGAAAGCGTTCTTTTTAACCTTGTTGAGACAGCAGGCCGTGCTGATCAAAAAACTGAGCCGCGTGGTCATTACGCTGGTGATTGTGCTGTGCGCGATTGTCGCTATTTTCCGTGTCTGGGCGTTTTATACCGAATCGCCCTGGACGCGTGATGCCAAATTTACGGCGGACGTTGTTGCAATCGCGCCGGACGTCAGTGGGTTGTTGAGCGATGTTCGCGTCACGGACAATCAACGGGTGAACCAAGGTGACGTGCTGTTTGTTATCGATCAGCCGCGCTACCATCAGGCCGTGGCGCAGGCGGAAGCCGATGTTGCCTACTATCAGGCTCTGGTGACGGAAAAACGTCGGGAATCGGGGCGTCGTGCTCGTCTGGGCGTCAGTGCGATGTCGCAGGAAAATATCGATCAGTCCAGTAATGCCCTGGAAACCGCCACGCACCAGCTTGCTAAAGCGCAGGCGGTGTTGTCACTGGCGCAGTTGGAACTGGAACGCACCGTGGTTCGCGCCCCTGCCGACGGCTGGGTGACCAACCTGCATGTGCAGAGCGGTGAGTTCATCGAACGCGGTAATACGGCCGTGGCGCTGGTGAAGAAGGATTCGTTCTACCTGCTGGCGTACATGGAAGAAACCAAGCTTGAAGGGGTTCGCCGCGGTTACCGTGCGGAAATCACCCCGCTGGGCAGTGAAAAGATATTTTACGGCACGGTTGATAGCGTAGCGGCGGGTGTGAATAACAGCAGCAGCAGCGCGAACAATAAAGGCTTGGCGAATGTGGATTCTAATCTGGAGTGGGTGCGTCTGGCGCAGCGTGTGCCGGTAAAAATTCGCCTCGATCGTCAAATGGGCGACCTTTATCCAGCTGGCACGACGGCAACCGTGGTGATCACCGGTGAGCAGGTCAACAATGACAAAAAGCCGTCACCGCTTATTCGTCTCCTTTATCGCCTGCGTGAGTTTGGTTAA
- the aaeB gene encoding p-hydroxybenzoic acid efflux pump subunit AaeB, producing the protein MKTPSLTGPVFFTTPKFARLRFAFKLSFAIVLSLFLGFHLQLETPRWSVLTAAIVAAGPAFAAGGEPFSGAIRHRGILRIIGTFIGCIGALIIIIATVRAPVVMLMLCCIWAGLCTWVSSLVKVENAYVFGLAGYTALIIIVSTQGTPLLTPQFAVERCSEIVLGIFCAILADLLFSPRSIKQDVDRSIGELLVDQYRLLQLSMNGAEKEAIDVAWHALVRKTTALNGMHSSLMLESSRWQNSNRRLTSLHTQSLTMITQACETYLMLQDAPTPVKSSLKLLLDQPVESFRDVHCRVKALRHLIAADSRDVPPTLVSWVGAATRYLLLAKGVQTNGRITTIEADVLNSDVEIKAPSAETHHAMINGLRTGVATALGCLFWLSTGWTSGSVCMVMIAVVTSLAMRLPNPQMMAKDFLFGTIYALPLGAIMFMFIMPSTQQSMLLLCLSLGAMAFFLGIEVQKRRLGSLGALASTINILVLDNPMTFHISQFLDSAIGQIIGCFLALMVILLIRDNTKAHTGRTLLNRFVYGAVSALTTNTTRRKENHLPALYQQLFLLLNRFPDDIARYRLALWLIIMHQRLRTLDIPQNAALSALHRQIRATAEQVVLARRDSTRSRYFTQLLDELERYQQMLTEQQLPPSVTAPVGRLTGILRDYQHALSN; encoded by the coding sequence ATGAAAACGCCGTCGTTGACAGGCCCTGTGTTTTTTACGACACCGAAGTTTGCGCGCTTGCGCTTTGCCTTCAAACTGAGCTTTGCGATTGTACTGTCCCTGTTTCTGGGGTTTCATCTCCAGTTGGAAACCCCGCGCTGGTCGGTGCTGACGGCGGCGATTGTTGCTGCTGGCCCCGCTTTTGCCGCAGGCGGCGAGCCGTTTTCCGGCGCAATTCGTCATCGTGGTATTCTGCGCATTATTGGCACCTTTATCGGCTGCATCGGTGCACTTATCATCATTATCGCCACTGTTCGCGCACCGGTTGTGATGTTAATGTTGTGCTGTATTTGGGCAGGCCTTTGCACTTGGGTTTCCTCGCTGGTTAAAGTCGAAAACGCCTATGTGTTCGGGCTGGCGGGTTACACCGCGCTGATTATTATTGTGTCGACGCAGGGCACGCCGCTGCTGACGCCGCAGTTTGCCGTGGAGCGCTGTAGCGAGATTGTGCTAGGCATTTTTTGTGCCATTCTGGCGGATTTACTGTTTTCGCCACGTTCGATCAAGCAGGACGTTGATCGCAGTATTGGCGAACTGCTGGTGGATCAATATCGCTTACTGCAACTCAGCATGAACGGCGCGGAGAAAGAAGCCATCGATGTCGCATGGCATGCGTTGGTGCGTAAAACGACCGCGCTAAACGGCATGCACAGCAGTCTGATGCTGGAATCCTCGCGCTGGCAGAACAGTAACCGCCGTTTAACGTCGCTGCATACGCAATCGCTCACGATGATTACACAGGCGTGTGAAACCTACCTGATGTTGCAGGATGCCCCGACTCCCGTAAAAAGCAGCCTGAAACTGTTGTTGGATCAGCCCGTTGAGTCGTTTCGCGATGTGCATTGCCGTGTGAAAGCATTGCGCCACCTGATTGCCGCAGACAGCCGTGACGTGCCACCTACATTGGTTAGCTGGGTGGGGGCAGCGACGCGCTATTTGTTGTTAGCGAAAGGCGTGCAGACCAACGGGCGTATCACGACGATTGAAGCTGACGTGTTGAACAGCGATGTGGAAATTAAAGCGCCATCAGCCGAAACCCATCATGCCATGATCAACGGCTTACGTACTGGCGTGGCGACTGCGCTGGGCTGCTTGTTCTGGTTGAGCACCGGCTGGACCTCTGGCAGCGTGTGTATGGTGATGATTGCGGTGGTGACATCGCTTGCCATGCGTTTGCCGAATCCGCAGATGATGGCGAAGGATTTTCTGTTCGGGACGATCTATGCGCTGCCGCTGGGGGCAATAATGTTCATGTTTATTATGCCCTCAACGCAGCAAAGTATGCTGCTACTGTGCCTGAGTTTGGGGGCGATGGCCTTCTTTCTTGGGATTGAAGTACAAAAACGTCGGCTCGGTTCGCTGGGTGCATTAGCCAGTACGATCAATATATTGGTGCTGGATAACCCGATGACGTTCCATATCAGCCAGTTTCTGGACAGCGCGATCGGCCAGATCATCGGCTGTTTTCTGGCGCTGATGGTGATCCTGCTGATCCGGGATAACACCAAGGCGCATACGGGGAGAACGCTGCTGAACCGTTTTGTATATGGCGCGGTTTCAGCGCTGACGACCAACACGACGCGGCGCAAGGAAAACCATCTGCCTGCGTTGTACCAACAGTTGTTCCTGCTGCTGAACCGCTTTCCTGACGATATTGCCAGGTATCGTCTCGCACTGTGGTTGATCATCATGCATCAGCGTCTGAGAACGCTGGATATTCCGCAAAACGCGGCGCTCTCTGCCTTGCATCGTCAGATTCGCGCAACGGCAGAGCAGGTGGTGTTGGCTCGACGTGATAGTACGCGCAGCCGCTATTTCACGCAGCTGTTAGACGAGCTTGAACGTTATCAGCAGATGTTGACGGAACAGCAGCTTCCCCCGAGCGTGACGGCACCTGTAGGGCGATTAACCGGAATCCTGCGTGATTATCAGCATGCGCTGAGCAACTAA
- a CDS encoding type II toxin-antitoxin system RelE/ParE family toxin: protein MSIRKVVILDSAKEELKDIKKYVRAKFGDSVWNTINPEYKTAIQRIKQNPQSGGYIDELKELGVTNVKYTLVRQTRVVYEFDDSIVLIHMFINTKRDFRTHLFKRLLNQ, encoded by the coding sequence ATGTCGATAAGAAAAGTTGTCATTCTTGACAGTGCCAAAGAAGAACTCAAAGACATTAAGAAATATGTCAGAGCAAAATTTGGCGATTCTGTATGGAACACAATAAATCCAGAATACAAGACAGCCATTCAGAGAATTAAGCAAAACCCTCAAAGTGGCGGTTACATTGACGAACTGAAAGAACTTGGCGTCACAAACGTCAAATATACGCTGGTCAGACAAACAAGGGTCGTTTATGAATTTGACGACAGTATCGTTCTGATTCATATGTTCATCAACACCAAAAGAGATTTCAGGACTCATTTATTCAAAAGGCTTTTGAATCAATAA
- a CDS encoding type II toxin-antitoxin system Phd/YefM family antitoxin gives MSLAEQIKPITYLKSSAAEIVKEFAVNPEPIIITQNGEAKMVVMDIIEYEKQQETLALLKLLALGRKAFTEGKYSDAESFLDEMDD, from the coding sequence ATGTCCCTTGCAGAGCAAATCAAACCCATTACCTACCTAAAATCCAGTGCAGCGGAGATCGTTAAGGAATTTGCGGTCAATCCTGAACCCATTATTATCACTCAAAATGGTGAAGCCAAAATGGTGGTTATGGACATCATAGAATATGAAAAACAACAAGAAACGCTTGCCTTGCTTAAGCTGTTAGCCTTGGGGAGAAAAGCGTTTACGGAAGGTAAATATTCTGATGCAGAATCTTTTTTGGATGAAATGGACGACTGA
- the yjgA gene encoding ribosome biogenesis factor YjgA, translated as MKQKPEDWLNDVPDNQEDDEDDEIIWVSKSEIKRDAEALKDLGAELVDLGKNALEKIPLDDDLRAAVELAQRIKKEGRRRQLQLIGKMLRARDPEPIQTALDKLNNRHNQQVALFHKLEQLRDRLIAEGDDVVPDVLALYPHADRQQLRSLVRNAQKEKAANKPPKSARQIFQYLRELAETTD; from the coding sequence ATGAAACAAAAACCCGAAGACTGGCTGAATGACGTCCCGGATAATCAGGAAGACGATGAAGATGATGAAATTATCTGGGTCAGTAAAAGCGAAATAAAGCGCGATGCCGAAGCGCTGAAAGATCTCGGCGCGGAACTGGTTGATCTGGGCAAAAACGCCCTGGAGAAGATCCCACTGGACGACGATCTGCGTGCAGCGGTAGAACTGGCACAGCGGATCAAAAAAGAAGGTCGTCGCCGTCAGCTACAGTTGATTGGCAAAATGTTACGCGCCCGCGATCCTGAACCGATCCAAACGGCTCTGGATAAGCTGAACAACCGTCATAATCAGCAGGTGGCGTTATTCCACAAACTGGAACAACTGCGCGATCGTCTGATTGCCGAGGGTGACGATGTAGTTCCCGATGTTCTGGCGCTGTACCCGCATGCTGACCGTCAACAGTTACGTTCTCTGGTGCGTAATGCGCAGAAAGAGAAAGCCGCAAACAAACCGCCGAAATCCGCCCGCCAGATCTTCCAATATCTGCGCGAACTGGCAGAAACCACAGACTAA
- the pmbA gene encoding metalloprotease PmbA: MTITTQVAEQRKALELAVAQALELARAGSDAAEVAVSKTTGISVSTRYGDVENVEFNSDGALGITVYYQQRKGSASSTDLSPDAIARTVQAALDIARYTSVDPSAGPADRDLLAFDAPDLDLFHPTELDADRGIELAARAEQAALQADKRITNTEGGSFNSHYGVKVFGNSHGLLKSYCSSRHSMSSCVIAEVNGDMERDYAYTVGRALDDLRSPEWVGEECARRTLSRLSPRKLPTMQSPVMFSAEVATGLFGHLVGAISGGSVYRKSTFLLDKLGQQILPEWLTIEEQPHLLKGLASTPFDSEGVRTQAREIVKAGVLQTWLLTSYSARKLGMKSTGHAGGIHNWRIAGQGLGFNDMLKQMGKGLLVTELMGQGVSGVTGDYSRGASGFWVENGEIQYPVSEITIAGNLKDMLRNIVTVGNDIETRSNIQCGSVLLPEMKIAGE; this comes from the coding sequence ATGACGATAACTACTCAGGTTGCAGAGCAGCGTAAAGCGCTGGAACTCGCGGTTGCTCAGGCGTTGGAATTGGCGCGTGCCGGTTCGGATGCGGCAGAAGTCGCGGTGTCAAAAACGACGGGCATTAGCGTCAGCACCCGTTATGGTGACGTTGAAAATGTTGAATTCAATAGCGATGGCGCGTTGGGTATTACGGTGTATTACCAACAACGTAAAGGCAGCGCATCGTCTACCGATCTCAGTCCGGATGCGATCGCGCGTACGGTTCAGGCCGCACTGGATATTGCTCGTTATACCTCTGTCGATCCTTCTGCTGGCCCGGCGGATCGGGATCTTCTGGCATTCGATGCGCCGGATCTCGATCTGTTCCATCCGACCGAACTGGATGCGGATCGCGGCATTGAATTAGCGGCTCGCGCAGAGCAGGCGGCGTTACAGGCTGACAAACGTATCACCAATACCGAAGGCGGCAGTTTTAATAGCCACTATGGCGTTAAGGTGTTCGGCAATAGCCACGGCTTGCTAAAAAGCTACTGCTCCAGCCGTCATTCCATGTCCAGTTGCGTGATTGCCGAAGTCAATGGCGATATGGAGCGGGATTATGCTTATACCGTCGGCCGTGCTCTGGATGATTTGCGCAGCCCGGAGTGGGTGGGCGAAGAGTGCGCGCGCCGCACGTTATCTCGCCTTTCACCGCGTAAGCTGCCAACCATGCAGTCACCAGTGATGTTTTCTGCGGAAGTCGCGACGGGTCTGTTTGGTCATCTGGTTGGCGCGATCAGCGGCGGCAGCGTTTATCGTAAATCGACCTTCCTGCTCGATAAGCTCGGTCAGCAGATTCTGCCAGAGTGGCTGACGATTGAGGAACAGCCGCACTTGCTTAAAGGGCTGGCTTCTACGCCGTTCGACAGCGAAGGCGTACGGACGCAGGCACGTGAAATTGTGAAAGCGGGCGTGCTGCAAACCTGGCTGTTGACGAGCTACTCCGCGCGCAAACTGGGGATGAAGAGCACCGGCCACGCGGGTGGCATTCATAACTGGCGGATTGCCGGACAGGGCCTGGGTTTCAACGACATGCTGAAACAGATGGGCAAAGGCCTGCTGGTGACCGAACTGATGGGGCAGGGGGTAAGCGGTGTGACGGGGGATTATTCCCGTGGGGCATCCGGCTTCTGGGTTGAAAACGGTGAAATTCAGTATCCGGTCAGCGAGATTACGATCGCGGGTAACCTGAAAGACATGCTGCGTAATATTGTGACGGTGGGGAACGATATCGAAACCCGGAGCAATATCCAGTGTGGTTCCGTGCTGCTGCCAGAGATGAAAATCGCAGGGGAGTAA